In one Hemitrygon akajei chromosome 3, sHemAka1.3, whole genome shotgun sequence genomic region, the following are encoded:
- the LOC140725792 gene encoding uncharacterized protein, whose protein sequence is MAANPSKSQRKSGGTPKQCEPQQGALPPLHEAAGPKISGSRTQAAGAPSTRRGTTKPLSAGSPPHPHTGPSSPGGQKSTCSNSRETRRQSRSAPSPSERASTNPQAVGKPSEPAGRLGRRTGPSPQKIDRQRAAEIERDTCGQRENPEWFKWRSNRITASVAHKISHCKFVNGKSSEVPQSYLKPILGQGSSVMTPAMKWGINHEPDAVKKYEGLKSKDLQREVEVRPCGLFIDPAKNWLAASPDGIVVDKKTQKVVGLLEVKCPYKHRKHSINKACEDKDFCLENKDKLKKNHPYFTQVQCQMAVTGINKADFVVYTEQDIAVVPVEFNGKFWKETVEKLEDFYTRAVLPEIQQENPVLAREE, encoded by the coding sequence ATGGCTGCAAATCCTTCCAAGAGCCAGCGGAAGTCTGGAGGCACCCCGAAGCAATGTGAGCCTCAGCAGGGAGCACTGCCTCCCCTCCATGAAGCAGCTGGCCCCAAAATCTCCGGATCCAGGACCCAGGCTGCAGGGGCCCCATCTACACGGCGTGGAACCACCAAGCCACTGAGTGCGGGAAGTCCCCCGCACCCCCACACCGGCCCTAGTTCCCCCGGAGGACAGAAATCTACCTGTTCTAACAGCAGGGAAACAAGGAGACAGAGCCGGAGTGCTCCATCGCCCAGCGAGAGAGCCAGCACCAATCCTCAGGCAGTGGGCAAACCCTCCGAGCCTGCCGGGCGGCTTGGCCGGAGGACTGGCCCCAGCCCACAGAAGATCGACAGGCAGAGGGCGGCAGAAATCGAGCGGGACACCTGCGGGCAAAGGGAGAACCCCGAGTGGTTCAAGTGGCGCAGCAACCGCATCACGGCCTCAGTTGCCCACAAAATCTCCCACTGCAAGTTTGTGAATGGCAAGAGTAGTGAGGTCCCGCAATCCTACCTGAAGCCGATCCTGGGACAGGGATCCAGTGTGATGACCCCAGCCATGAAATGGGGCATCAACCATGAGCCAGATGCCGTCAAGAAGTACGAGGGGCTCAAGTCGAAGGACCTGCAGAGGGAGGTGGAGGTGCGTCCCTGCGGCCTGTTCATTGACCCGGCCAAGAACTGGCTGGCAGCCAGTCCCGACGGGATAGTGGTCGACAAGAAGACCCAGAAAGTTGTGGGCCTGCTGGAAGTGAAATGCCCCTACAAACACCGGAAGCACAGCATCAACAAGGCTTGTGAAGACAAGGATTTCTGCCTGGAGAACAAGGACAAGCTGAAGAAGAACCACCCGTACTTCACCCAGGTCCAGTGCCAAATGGCCGTCACAGGCATCAACAAGGCTGACTTTGTGGTCTATACTGAGCAGGACATCGCTGTTGTCCCCGTGGAGTTCAATGGAAAGTTCTGGAAGGAAACTGTGGAGAAGCTGGAAGATTTTTACACCAGAGCCGTCTTGCCAGAAATCCAGCAGGAAAATCCAGTCTTGGCAAGGGAAGAGTAA